A genomic segment from Phragmites australis chromosome 6, lpPhrAust1.1, whole genome shotgun sequence encodes:
- the LOC133921230 gene encoding uncharacterized protein LOC133921230 isoform X1 has protein sequence MYHAMRLRCLLLHPPLWCNSSSLGISASGAGGGCFVRRFSAVGAPRPHGPARRLCRFYGSKGGVGSAEARGVAAASSAAGSSGRCIEQEHARLGERDQQEWLSGERFLTGCKRRESPFLTKRERFRNEFLRRLVPWQKGTLSWQNFPYYVNENARCLLSECVASHLRHKGVTSEYGSRLPSSGGRILLQSSPGTELYRERLVRALAYELRVPLLVLDSSVLALYDYGEDYSESEEDDEHAESEDEGSESEMGNDGDEDWTSNNEKSSESDDEDAIKSVEDLKKSADDLKKLVPCNIEEFAERIVGGEESTASESSETPESLEEEKRPFQRGDRVKFVGASAVVEADQRIILGKIPTQDGSRNAYTFISGRTLSNGQRGEVYEINGDQIAVIFDPPTEKSHDDDKDVTSKEENAKPTSYWVDSQDIAHDHDTESEDWHIALDALCEVLPSLEPIIVYFPDSSQWLSRAVSKSDRREFVQRVEEMFDRLTGPVVLICGHNIMAAAPKDKEAPTLMFHNLSRLSSLPSSLKRLVGGIKGQKYSRSSDIAKLFTNSLIVPLPEEDEQLRVFNNQIEEDRKIIISRHNLVKLHKVLEEHDLSCVELLHVKSDGVVLTTQKAEKVIGWARSHYLSSTVLPSIKGDRLIIPRESLDIAIERLKEQGITTKKSSQNLKILAKDEYERNFISAVIPPNEIGVKFEDIGALEDVKRTLDELVTLPMRRPELFSHGNLLRPCKGVLLFGPPGTGKTLLAKALATEAGANFISITGSTLTSKWFGDAEKLTKALFSFASRLAPVIIFVDEVDSLLGARGGAFEHEATRRMRNEFMAAWDGLRSKESQRILILGATNRPFDLDDAVIRRLPRRIHVDLPDAQNRMKILKILLAKEKLESDFKFDELANATEGYSGSDLKNLCVAAAYRPVHELLEEEKKGGVSNESSYLRPLKLDDFIQAKAKVSPSVSYDATSMNELRKWNEQYGEGGSRTKSPFGFGN, from the exons ATGTACCACGCGATGCGGCTGCGCTGCCTCCTCCTGCACCCGCCGCTCTGGTGCAATTCCAGCTCCCTTGGCATCTCCGCgagcggcgctggcggcgggtGCTTCGTCAGGAGGTTCAGCGCGGTCGGGGCGCCGCGGCCGCACGGCCCTGCCCGGCGGCTGTGCCGGTTCTACGGCTCCAAAGGCGGCGTCGGCAGCGCGGAGGCGAGGGGCGTCGCGGCGGCCTCTTCGGCGGCCGGGAGCAGCGGGAGGTGCATCGAGCAGGAGCACGCGCGGCTCGGGGAGAGGGACCAGCAGGAGTGGCTGAGCGGCGAGCGGTTCCTCACCGGCTGCAAGAGGCGGGAGTCGCCGTTTCTCACCAAGCGAGAGAGGTTCCGGAACGAGTTCCTGCGCCGCCTGGTTCCGTGGCAGAAGGGGACCCTATCGTGGCAGAATTTTCCCTACTACGTCAA TGAGAACGCGAGGTGCCTGCTGAGTGAGTGTGTGGCGTCCCACCTGCGGCACAAGGGCGTCACTTCAGAGTATGGCTCCCGGCTGCCATCCTCTGGAGGGAGGATATTGCTCCAGAGCTCGCCAG GAACTGAGCTTTACAGGGAGAGATTGGTTAGAGCTCTCGCATATGAGCTGCGAGTGCCGCTACTTGTCCTGGACAGCAGTGTTCTTGCACTATAT GATTACGGGGAAGATTACTCAGAAagcgaggaggacgacgagcaTGCTGAGTCTGAGGATGAAGGCTCAGAGTCTGAAATGGGAAATGATGGTGACGAAGATTGGACAAGCAACAATGAAAAGTCTAGTGAAAGTGACGACGAGGATGCTATCAAATCTGTGGAAGACTTGAAGAAGTCGGCGGATGACCTAAAAAAGTTGGTTCCTTGTAATATTGAGGAATTCGCCGAG AGAATtgttggtggtgaagaaagTACAGCATCAGAATCTTCTGAAACTCCTGAGTCATTAGAGGAAGAGAAAAGGCCTTTCCAAAGGG GCGATAGGGTCAAGTTTGTTGGGGCCTCCGCAGTTGTTGAAGCAGATCAGAG GATCATTTTGGGGAAAATACCTACTCAAGATGGCTCAAGAAATGCCTATACTTTTATTAGTGGCAG GACTTTATCAAATGGACAGCGTGGGGAGGTATACGAGATCAATGGTGATCAAATTGCTGTCATATTTGACCCTCCAACAGAGAaatcacatgatgatgataaagATGTAACTAGCAAGGAGGAAAATGCAAAACCAACTAGTTACTGGGTTGATT CTCAGGATATTGCGCATGATCATGATACTGAATCGGAAGATTGGCATATCGCACTTGATGCACTTTGTGAG GTTCTCCCATCTTTAGAGCCAATAATTGTCTACTTTCCAGACAGTTCCCAATGGTTATCTAGAGCGGTTTCAAAATCAGATCGCAGAGAGTTTGTGCAAAGGGTTGAGGAAATGTTTGACCGACTTACCGGACCAGTAGTATTGATATGTGGGCACAACATAATGGCAGCAGCACCCAAGGATAAGGAAGCT CCCACGCTGATGTTCCACAATCTCTCTCGCCTGTCTTCACTG CCATCATCACTGAAGCGGCTGGTAGGGGGCATAAAGGGACAAAAATACTCGAGGTCCAGTGACATAGCAAAGCTCTTCACCAATAGTCTCATTGTTCCTCTTCCAGAG GAAGATGAGCAACTACGAGTTTTCAATAACCAGATCGAAGAggatagaaaaattattatttcAAGGCATAACCTTGTTAAATTGCACAAG GTGCTTGAAGAGCATGATCTATCTTGCGTGGAGCTTTTGCATGTGAAGTCTGATGGTGTTGTTTTAACAACACAAA AAGCAGAGAAGGTCATTGGATGGGCTAGAAGTCATTATCTGTCATCAACAGTTCTTCCTTCTATCAAAGGTGACAGGTTAATCATTCCCCGTGAGAG TCTGGATATAGCAATTGAGAGGCTAAAGGAGCAGGGTATTACAACTAAGAAATCCTCTCAAAATTTGAAG ATTTTGGCTAAAGATGAGTATGAACGCAATTTCATTTCCGCTGTTATACCTCCCAATGAAATTGGAGTTAAATTCGAGGATATTGGTGCACTCGAGGACGTCAAGAGGacattggatgaacttgttactCTTCCTATGAGGAGGCCTGAGCTTTTTTCACACGGGAACTTATTAAGG CCCTGTAAAGGTGTGTTGCTTTTTGGCCCTCCTGGAACAGGAAAAACACTCTTGGCAAAAGCCCTTGCAACAGAAGCTGGAGCAAATTTTATCAGCATAACTGGTTCTACACTTACATCAAAG TGGTTTGGAGACGCTGAGAAGCTCACGAAGGCCCTTTTCTCCTTTGCCAGTCGACTAGCCCCGGTTATCATATTTGTGGACGAG GTTGACAGCTTACTTGGTGCAAGAGGAGGTGCATTTGAGCATGAAGCAACAAGAAGGATGCGAAATGAATTTATGGCAGCTTGGGATGGTCTCAGATCCAAAGAGAGCCAACGGATCCTCATTCTTGGTGCGACAAATCGTCcatttgatctggatgatgctGTGATACGGCGTTTACCTAGACG GATACATGTTGACCTTCCAGACGCACAGAACCGAATGAAAATCCTCAAGATTTTACTTGCTAAAGAAAAACTAGAATCTGATTTTAAATTTGATGAACTTGCAAATGCCACAGAAGGTTATTCAGGGAGCGACCTAAAG AACCTATGCGTAGCTGCAGCATATAGGCCCGTTCATGAACTTttagaggaagaaaagaag GGAGGTGTGAGTAACGAAAGCAGTTATTTGAGACCCCTTAAATTGGATGATTTTATCCAAGCGAAAGCTAAG GTGAGCCCATCTGTTTCCTATGACGCAACAAGTATGAATGAATTAAGAAAATGGAATGAACAGTATGGGGAAGGTGGCAGCAGGACGAAATCACCATTTGGGTTTGGCAACTGA
- the LOC133921230 gene encoding uncharacterized protein LOC133921230 isoform X3, whose amino-acid sequence MYHAMRLRCLLLHPPLWCNSSSLGISASGAGGGCFVRRFSAVGAPRPHGPARRLCRFYGSKGGVGSAEARGVAAASSAAGSSGRCIEQEHARLGERDQQEWLSGERFLTGCKRRESPFLTKRERFRNEFLRRLVPWQKGTLSWQNFPYYVNENARCLLSECVASHLRHKGVTSEYGSRLPSSGGRILLQSSPGTELYRERLVRALAYELRVPLLVLDSSVLALYDYGEDYSESEEDDEHAESEDEGSESEMGNDGDEDWTSNNEKSSESDDEDAIKSVEDLKKSADDLKKLVPCNIEEFAERIVGGEESTASESSETPESLEEEKRPFQRGDRVKFVGASAVVEADQRTLSNGQRGEVYEINGDQIAVIFDPPTEKSHDDDKDVTSKEENAKPTSYWVDSQDIAHDHDTESEDWHIALDALCEVLPSLEPIIVYFPDSSQWLSRAVSKSDRREFVQRVEEMFDRLTGPVVLICGHNIMAAAPKDKEAPTLMFHNLSRLSSLPSSLKRLVGGIKGQKYSRSSDIAKLFTNSLIVPLPEEDEQLRVFNNQIEEDRKIIISRHNLVKLHKVLEEHDLSCVELLHVKSDGVVLTTQKAEKVIGWARSHYLSSTVLPSIKGDRLIIPRESLDIAIERLKEQGITTKKSSQNLKILAKDEYERNFISAVIPPNEIGVKFEDIGALEDVKRTLDELVTLPMRRPELFSHGNLLRPCKGVLLFGPPGTGKTLLAKALATEAGANFISITGSTLTSKWFGDAEKLTKALFSFASRLAPVIIFVDEVDSLLGARGGAFEHEATRRMRNEFMAAWDGLRSKESQRILILGATNRPFDLDDAVIRRLPRRIHVDLPDAQNRMKILKILLAKEKLESDFKFDELANATEGYSGSDLKNLCVAAAYRPVHELLEEEKKGGVSNESSYLRPLKLDDFIQAKAKVSPSVSYDATSMNELRKWNEQYGEGGSRTKSPFGFGN is encoded by the exons ATGTACCACGCGATGCGGCTGCGCTGCCTCCTCCTGCACCCGCCGCTCTGGTGCAATTCCAGCTCCCTTGGCATCTCCGCgagcggcgctggcggcgggtGCTTCGTCAGGAGGTTCAGCGCGGTCGGGGCGCCGCGGCCGCACGGCCCTGCCCGGCGGCTGTGCCGGTTCTACGGCTCCAAAGGCGGCGTCGGCAGCGCGGAGGCGAGGGGCGTCGCGGCGGCCTCTTCGGCGGCCGGGAGCAGCGGGAGGTGCATCGAGCAGGAGCACGCGCGGCTCGGGGAGAGGGACCAGCAGGAGTGGCTGAGCGGCGAGCGGTTCCTCACCGGCTGCAAGAGGCGGGAGTCGCCGTTTCTCACCAAGCGAGAGAGGTTCCGGAACGAGTTCCTGCGCCGCCTGGTTCCGTGGCAGAAGGGGACCCTATCGTGGCAGAATTTTCCCTACTACGTCAA TGAGAACGCGAGGTGCCTGCTGAGTGAGTGTGTGGCGTCCCACCTGCGGCACAAGGGCGTCACTTCAGAGTATGGCTCCCGGCTGCCATCCTCTGGAGGGAGGATATTGCTCCAGAGCTCGCCAG GAACTGAGCTTTACAGGGAGAGATTGGTTAGAGCTCTCGCATATGAGCTGCGAGTGCCGCTACTTGTCCTGGACAGCAGTGTTCTTGCACTATAT GATTACGGGGAAGATTACTCAGAAagcgaggaggacgacgagcaTGCTGAGTCTGAGGATGAAGGCTCAGAGTCTGAAATGGGAAATGATGGTGACGAAGATTGGACAAGCAACAATGAAAAGTCTAGTGAAAGTGACGACGAGGATGCTATCAAATCTGTGGAAGACTTGAAGAAGTCGGCGGATGACCTAAAAAAGTTGGTTCCTTGTAATATTGAGGAATTCGCCGAG AGAATtgttggtggtgaagaaagTACAGCATCAGAATCTTCTGAAACTCCTGAGTCATTAGAGGAAGAGAAAAGGCCTTTCCAAAGGG GCGATAGGGTCAAGTTTGTTGGGGCCTCCGCAGTTGTTGAAGCAGATCAGAG GACTTTATCAAATGGACAGCGTGGGGAGGTATACGAGATCAATGGTGATCAAATTGCTGTCATATTTGACCCTCCAACAGAGAaatcacatgatgatgataaagATGTAACTAGCAAGGAGGAAAATGCAAAACCAACTAGTTACTGGGTTGATT CTCAGGATATTGCGCATGATCATGATACTGAATCGGAAGATTGGCATATCGCACTTGATGCACTTTGTGAG GTTCTCCCATCTTTAGAGCCAATAATTGTCTACTTTCCAGACAGTTCCCAATGGTTATCTAGAGCGGTTTCAAAATCAGATCGCAGAGAGTTTGTGCAAAGGGTTGAGGAAATGTTTGACCGACTTACCGGACCAGTAGTATTGATATGTGGGCACAACATAATGGCAGCAGCACCCAAGGATAAGGAAGCT CCCACGCTGATGTTCCACAATCTCTCTCGCCTGTCTTCACTG CCATCATCACTGAAGCGGCTGGTAGGGGGCATAAAGGGACAAAAATACTCGAGGTCCAGTGACATAGCAAAGCTCTTCACCAATAGTCTCATTGTTCCTCTTCCAGAG GAAGATGAGCAACTACGAGTTTTCAATAACCAGATCGAAGAggatagaaaaattattatttcAAGGCATAACCTTGTTAAATTGCACAAG GTGCTTGAAGAGCATGATCTATCTTGCGTGGAGCTTTTGCATGTGAAGTCTGATGGTGTTGTTTTAACAACACAAA AAGCAGAGAAGGTCATTGGATGGGCTAGAAGTCATTATCTGTCATCAACAGTTCTTCCTTCTATCAAAGGTGACAGGTTAATCATTCCCCGTGAGAG TCTGGATATAGCAATTGAGAGGCTAAAGGAGCAGGGTATTACAACTAAGAAATCCTCTCAAAATTTGAAG ATTTTGGCTAAAGATGAGTATGAACGCAATTTCATTTCCGCTGTTATACCTCCCAATGAAATTGGAGTTAAATTCGAGGATATTGGTGCACTCGAGGACGTCAAGAGGacattggatgaacttgttactCTTCCTATGAGGAGGCCTGAGCTTTTTTCACACGGGAACTTATTAAGG CCCTGTAAAGGTGTGTTGCTTTTTGGCCCTCCTGGAACAGGAAAAACACTCTTGGCAAAAGCCCTTGCAACAGAAGCTGGAGCAAATTTTATCAGCATAACTGGTTCTACACTTACATCAAAG TGGTTTGGAGACGCTGAGAAGCTCACGAAGGCCCTTTTCTCCTTTGCCAGTCGACTAGCCCCGGTTATCATATTTGTGGACGAG GTTGACAGCTTACTTGGTGCAAGAGGAGGTGCATTTGAGCATGAAGCAACAAGAAGGATGCGAAATGAATTTATGGCAGCTTGGGATGGTCTCAGATCCAAAGAGAGCCAACGGATCCTCATTCTTGGTGCGACAAATCGTCcatttgatctggatgatgctGTGATACGGCGTTTACCTAGACG GATACATGTTGACCTTCCAGACGCACAGAACCGAATGAAAATCCTCAAGATTTTACTTGCTAAAGAAAAACTAGAATCTGATTTTAAATTTGATGAACTTGCAAATGCCACAGAAGGTTATTCAGGGAGCGACCTAAAG AACCTATGCGTAGCTGCAGCATATAGGCCCGTTCATGAACTTttagaggaagaaaagaag GGAGGTGTGAGTAACGAAAGCAGTTATTTGAGACCCCTTAAATTGGATGATTTTATCCAAGCGAAAGCTAAG GTGAGCCCATCTGTTTCCTATGACGCAACAAGTATGAATGAATTAAGAAAATGGAATGAACAGTATGGGGAAGGTGGCAGCAGGACGAAATCACCATTTGGGTTTGGCAACTGA
- the LOC133921230 gene encoding uncharacterized protein LOC133921230 isoform X2 codes for MYHAMRLRCLLLHPPLWCNSSSLGISASGAGGGCFVRRFSAVGAPRPHGPARRLCRFYGSKGGVGSAEARGVAAASSAAGSSGRCIEQEHARLGERDQQEWLSGERFLTGCKRRESPFLTKRERFRNEFLRRLVPWQKGTLSWQNFPYYVNENARCLLSECVASHLRHKGVTSEYGSRLPSSGGRILLQSSPGTELYRERLVRALAYELRVPLLVLDSSVLALYDYGEDYSESEEDDEHAESEDEGSESEMGNDGDEDWTSNNEKSSESDDEDAIKSVEDLKKSADDLKKLVPCNIEEFAERIVGGEESTASESSETPESLEEEKRPFQRGDRVKFVGASAVVEADQRIILGKIPTQDGSRNAYTFISGRTLSNGQRGEVYEINGDQIAVIFDPPTEKSHDDDKDVTSKEENAKPTSYWVDSQDIAHDHDTESEDWHIALDALCEVLPSLEPIIVYFPDSSQWLSRAVSKSDRREFVQRVEEMFDRLTGPVVLICGHNIMAAAPKDKEAPSSLKRLVGGIKGQKYSRSSDIAKLFTNSLIVPLPEEDEQLRVFNNQIEEDRKIIISRHNLVKLHKVLEEHDLSCVELLHVKSDGVVLTTQKAEKVIGWARSHYLSSTVLPSIKGDRLIIPRESLDIAIERLKEQGITTKKSSQNLKILAKDEYERNFISAVIPPNEIGVKFEDIGALEDVKRTLDELVTLPMRRPELFSHGNLLRPCKGVLLFGPPGTGKTLLAKALATEAGANFISITGSTLTSKWFGDAEKLTKALFSFASRLAPVIIFVDEVDSLLGARGGAFEHEATRRMRNEFMAAWDGLRSKESQRILILGATNRPFDLDDAVIRRLPRRIHVDLPDAQNRMKILKILLAKEKLESDFKFDELANATEGYSGSDLKNLCVAAAYRPVHELLEEEKKGGVSNESSYLRPLKLDDFIQAKAKVSPSVSYDATSMNELRKWNEQYGEGGSRTKSPFGFGN; via the exons ATGTACCACGCGATGCGGCTGCGCTGCCTCCTCCTGCACCCGCCGCTCTGGTGCAATTCCAGCTCCCTTGGCATCTCCGCgagcggcgctggcggcgggtGCTTCGTCAGGAGGTTCAGCGCGGTCGGGGCGCCGCGGCCGCACGGCCCTGCCCGGCGGCTGTGCCGGTTCTACGGCTCCAAAGGCGGCGTCGGCAGCGCGGAGGCGAGGGGCGTCGCGGCGGCCTCTTCGGCGGCCGGGAGCAGCGGGAGGTGCATCGAGCAGGAGCACGCGCGGCTCGGGGAGAGGGACCAGCAGGAGTGGCTGAGCGGCGAGCGGTTCCTCACCGGCTGCAAGAGGCGGGAGTCGCCGTTTCTCACCAAGCGAGAGAGGTTCCGGAACGAGTTCCTGCGCCGCCTGGTTCCGTGGCAGAAGGGGACCCTATCGTGGCAGAATTTTCCCTACTACGTCAA TGAGAACGCGAGGTGCCTGCTGAGTGAGTGTGTGGCGTCCCACCTGCGGCACAAGGGCGTCACTTCAGAGTATGGCTCCCGGCTGCCATCCTCTGGAGGGAGGATATTGCTCCAGAGCTCGCCAG GAACTGAGCTTTACAGGGAGAGATTGGTTAGAGCTCTCGCATATGAGCTGCGAGTGCCGCTACTTGTCCTGGACAGCAGTGTTCTTGCACTATAT GATTACGGGGAAGATTACTCAGAAagcgaggaggacgacgagcaTGCTGAGTCTGAGGATGAAGGCTCAGAGTCTGAAATGGGAAATGATGGTGACGAAGATTGGACAAGCAACAATGAAAAGTCTAGTGAAAGTGACGACGAGGATGCTATCAAATCTGTGGAAGACTTGAAGAAGTCGGCGGATGACCTAAAAAAGTTGGTTCCTTGTAATATTGAGGAATTCGCCGAG AGAATtgttggtggtgaagaaagTACAGCATCAGAATCTTCTGAAACTCCTGAGTCATTAGAGGAAGAGAAAAGGCCTTTCCAAAGGG GCGATAGGGTCAAGTTTGTTGGGGCCTCCGCAGTTGTTGAAGCAGATCAGAG GATCATTTTGGGGAAAATACCTACTCAAGATGGCTCAAGAAATGCCTATACTTTTATTAGTGGCAG GACTTTATCAAATGGACAGCGTGGGGAGGTATACGAGATCAATGGTGATCAAATTGCTGTCATATTTGACCCTCCAACAGAGAaatcacatgatgatgataaagATGTAACTAGCAAGGAGGAAAATGCAAAACCAACTAGTTACTGGGTTGATT CTCAGGATATTGCGCATGATCATGATACTGAATCGGAAGATTGGCATATCGCACTTGATGCACTTTGTGAG GTTCTCCCATCTTTAGAGCCAATAATTGTCTACTTTCCAGACAGTTCCCAATGGTTATCTAGAGCGGTTTCAAAATCAGATCGCAGAGAGTTTGTGCAAAGGGTTGAGGAAATGTTTGACCGACTTACCGGACCAGTAGTATTGATATGTGGGCACAACATAATGGCAGCAGCACCCAAGGATAAGGAAGCT CCATCATCACTGAAGCGGCTGGTAGGGGGCATAAAGGGACAAAAATACTCGAGGTCCAGTGACATAGCAAAGCTCTTCACCAATAGTCTCATTGTTCCTCTTCCAGAG GAAGATGAGCAACTACGAGTTTTCAATAACCAGATCGAAGAggatagaaaaattattatttcAAGGCATAACCTTGTTAAATTGCACAAG GTGCTTGAAGAGCATGATCTATCTTGCGTGGAGCTTTTGCATGTGAAGTCTGATGGTGTTGTTTTAACAACACAAA AAGCAGAGAAGGTCATTGGATGGGCTAGAAGTCATTATCTGTCATCAACAGTTCTTCCTTCTATCAAAGGTGACAGGTTAATCATTCCCCGTGAGAG TCTGGATATAGCAATTGAGAGGCTAAAGGAGCAGGGTATTACAACTAAGAAATCCTCTCAAAATTTGAAG ATTTTGGCTAAAGATGAGTATGAACGCAATTTCATTTCCGCTGTTATACCTCCCAATGAAATTGGAGTTAAATTCGAGGATATTGGTGCACTCGAGGACGTCAAGAGGacattggatgaacttgttactCTTCCTATGAGGAGGCCTGAGCTTTTTTCACACGGGAACTTATTAAGG CCCTGTAAAGGTGTGTTGCTTTTTGGCCCTCCTGGAACAGGAAAAACACTCTTGGCAAAAGCCCTTGCAACAGAAGCTGGAGCAAATTTTATCAGCATAACTGGTTCTACACTTACATCAAAG TGGTTTGGAGACGCTGAGAAGCTCACGAAGGCCCTTTTCTCCTTTGCCAGTCGACTAGCCCCGGTTATCATATTTGTGGACGAG GTTGACAGCTTACTTGGTGCAAGAGGAGGTGCATTTGAGCATGAAGCAACAAGAAGGATGCGAAATGAATTTATGGCAGCTTGGGATGGTCTCAGATCCAAAGAGAGCCAACGGATCCTCATTCTTGGTGCGACAAATCGTCcatttgatctggatgatgctGTGATACGGCGTTTACCTAGACG GATACATGTTGACCTTCCAGACGCACAGAACCGAATGAAAATCCTCAAGATTTTACTTGCTAAAGAAAAACTAGAATCTGATTTTAAATTTGATGAACTTGCAAATGCCACAGAAGGTTATTCAGGGAGCGACCTAAAG AACCTATGCGTAGCTGCAGCATATAGGCCCGTTCATGAACTTttagaggaagaaaagaag GGAGGTGTGAGTAACGAAAGCAGTTATTTGAGACCCCTTAAATTGGATGATTTTATCCAAGCGAAAGCTAAG GTGAGCCCATCTGTTTCCTATGACGCAACAAGTATGAATGAATTAAGAAAATGGAATGAACAGTATGGGGAAGGTGGCAGCAGGACGAAATCACCATTTGGGTTTGGCAACTGA
- the LOC133921229 gene encoding shikimate kinase 1, chloroplastic, whose translation MEAGGVGLALQSRAAGFGSGQRRSALWGGESRSRIGSLRVADPAGAAATAAVRALGSKPVAPLRARKSSGGHENSHNSVDEAMLLKRKSEELLFYLNGRCIYLVGMMGSGKSTVGKIMSEVLGYSFFDSDKLVEQAVGMPSVAQIFEVHSEAFFRDNESSVLRDLSSMRRLVVATGGGAVIRPVNWKYMKKGLSVWLDVPLEALARRIAKVGTASRPLLDQPSGDPYTMAFSKLSMLAEQRGDAYANADVRVSLEEIASKQGHDDVSKLTPTAIAIESLRKIESFAVEHTVDNPGGDSQVESQIQRIKTV comes from the exons ATGGAGGCGGGGGGCGTGGGCCTGGCGCTGCAGTCGCGAGCGGCGGGATTCGGGTCGGGCCAGCGCCGGAGCGCGCTATGGGGCGGCGAGAGCCGCTCGCGGATCGGGAGCTTGAGGGTCGCTGACCCGGCGGGAGCGGCGGCAACCGCCGCCGTGCGGGCTCTCGGGTCCAAGCCCGTCGCCCCGCTGCGCGCGAGGAAATCGTCCGGAG GTCATGAAAATTCGCATAACTCCGTTGACGAAGCCATGTTGTTAAAG AGAAAATCAGAAGAGCTTCTGTTCTACTTGAACGGGAGGTGTATTTACTTAGTAG GAATGATGGGTTCTGGAAAAAGTACTGTGGGGAAGATTATGTCTGAAGTCTTGGGTTATTCCTTCTTTGATAG TGACAAATTGGTGGAACAAGCTGTGGGAATGCCTTCAGTTGCTCAAATATTCGAGGTTCATAGTGAAGCCTTCTTCCGGGATAACGAG AGTAGTGTCTTGAGGGATTTGTCCTCAATGCGGCGATTAGTTGTTGCCACTGGAGGCGGTGCTGTTATCCGGCCAGTTAACTG GAAATATATGAAGAAGGGCTTATCTGTTTGGTTAGACGTGCCCTTGGAGGCTCTTGCTAGGCGTATTGCTAAAGTGGGAACCGCCTCTCGTCCTCTTCTGGATCAACCATCTGGTGATCCATACACAATG GCTTTTTCTAAGCTCAGCATGCTTGCGGAGCAAAGGGGTGATGCTTATGCAAATGCAGATGTCAGGGTTTCTCTAGAAG AGATCGCATCTAAACAGGGTCACGATGACGTCTCTAAGCTGACACCAACTGCTATTGCTATTGAG TCACTTCGTAAGATCGAGAGCTTTGCCGTCGAACATACTGTTGACAATCCAGGTGGTGACTCGCAAGTTGAGTCACAGATTCAAAGGATAAAGACGGTGTAG